In Palaemon carinicauda isolate YSFRI2023 chromosome 14, ASM3689809v2, whole genome shotgun sequence, the following proteins share a genomic window:
- the LOC137653349 gene encoding pro-resilin-like: MFYRVVVILALAGIALSDPEADGGYGHGGGKHGYGEPLPYYYGYHVSGDYKGPHFHHDEKSDGKAVYGSYEVALPDGRKQLVKYSADHYKGFVAHVSYKGKAQHPSYYGPAVVFDHKGGYH; encoded by the exons ATGTTTTACAGG GTGGTAGTAATTTTGGCACTGGCCGGCATCGCTCTGTCCGACCCTGAAGCTGATGGAGGTTATGGACACGGCGGAGGAAAACATGGATACGGC GAACCTCTGCCATATTACTACGGATACCACGTCAGCGGCGACTACAAGGGCCCCCACTTCCACCACGATGAGAAGTCCGACGGAAAGGCCGTTTACGGATCCTACGAAGTCGCTCTTCCCGACGGACGCAAGCAACTA GTGAAATATTCAGCCGATCACTACAAAGGCTTCGTGGCCCACGTCAGCTACAAAGGAAAGGCTCAACATCCATCCTATTACGGACCTGCCGTCGTTTTCGACCACAAGGGAGGATACCACTGA